A single region of the Blastopirellula marina genome encodes:
- a CDS encoding RNA recognition motif domain-containing protein gives MGKKLYCGNLSYDISSSDLEQMFSQYGTVESAQVITDRDTGRSKGFGFVEMGSDADAQAAIDGLHESMQGGRALTVNEAKPRENRGGGGGGGRGGYGGGGGGGRGGYGGGGGGGRGGYGGGGGGGGGRGGRY, from the coding sequence TTGGGTAAAAAACTGTATTGCGGAAATCTTAGTTACGACATCAGCAGCTCCGATCTGGAACAAATGTTCAGCCAGTACGGCACGGTCGAAAGCGCACAAGTTATCACCGATCGCGACACCGGTCGCAGCAAGGGCTTCGGCTTCGTCGAAATGGGCTCCGATGCTGATGCACAAGCAGCCATCGATGGTCTGCACGAATCGATGCAGGGCGGTCGCGCTCTGACCGTTAACGAAGCCAAGCCACGCGAAAATCGCGGTGGTGGCGGCGGCGGTGGCCGAGGTGGCTACGGTGGCGGCGGCGGCGGTGGTCGCGGCGGCTACGGTGGTGGCGGCGGCGGTGGCCGCGGCGGCTACGGTGGTGGTGGCGGCGGCGGCGGTGGCCGTGGCGGTCGCTACTAA